TTTCTTGGTAGTTCTTATTTTGGTGTAGATCTGAATATACCAGATTTCAGTGGCTGCCAAAtcagaattaatttaatttagatGAAAAAATAGAGGGCATGTAGTAAGAACTTACCGTCGTACACAAAAAAGACAGATCTTTAGCTCTCAACCAGCCTGGAAAATGAATTAAGTTTTAAATGAGGTGGGGAAATTGCAGTTCTCTGTTAAACCCAGCGGTACAGAGCAACGTTCTTCTCATTGGCCACGCGCAGAAAATGAGTCTGTATCACCTGGTGTTGGGTGTAGGGTCTGGCAGCGACACTAACATCACCCATCAGCAGTTATTGGATtcttcaaaatagttttttttttaaattgagctTGAATTGTACTCAGCATATCTTGGTTTCGGGCAATTGTTTCCCCGACTTCTCAGTAAGCTATGTTGCAAACATTCTCGTTGGCAAATGACTGCAACAGAGCATGCTGAAACTTCAGGAAGCAGTAAGCATCAAAAGTAGTCTTAACCTAGAAGCCAAACTATGTTTACTGATTGGTCACTGTTTGTAAACTAGGTGCATCTTATGTTTATTTATGTAATGTCCTTAATTCAGCACTTgttccatatcacatatccaaatttatcccttgatcctgatagcATTATCGTGCAATATTGAACCTTTTattcatgatgcttgctgttttaattttgtaCGTTGACTGCTGGCCAAGCAAAACttgtgcaaaaaatttttttttcgtaggtATTCAatttacgatcataattcattgttacatcacaagTTTTTTGTTATGTTCAGAatctttcaatgtaccaaattaaaacagcaaacatcatgAACCACAGGATCAGTgaatacaggatcatgccatcaggatcaataagtaaacttggatacatgatgtGAAAATTTTATGCTTAATTCACAACGCAATTAATATTTATCCATAAACGTGTATTTTCAGTCCTGTGCGACAGGGGGAACATATCCGGACAGAGAATTTTTGGGTTCAAGACGCCGAAAAAGAAAGATGCAATGGCGCAGAAAGCAGCGCAGTCTGTCGGCACGCCCAGTCCCAAGACGCCAAAGCACCAACTTTCGGGCACCGCCAGGAACATTTCCCTCACCCCCAAGACCCCGAAAGGCCTGCCTAAATCCAAGACGGGAACGCCGAAGTCGGCTTGTGGCACTCCGAAGTCAACCCACAGCACACCCAGGTCCAAGCTTGGGACGCCTCGCACCCCGCACACACCCCATGGATCACTTATAGAGGTGGCACGTGTAAATAACACGCCCTACTCTCTACGGActaaagtaaaaaagtgtaagtaTTTTTATGTAGTCATTACAAGTATATAATATATGTGCTATAAAATCACATTGTTTGACTGATTGGTTAGTTCTTTTTCTTTTAAGTCAggtgcatttatttatttttatttgtaacatgcctATCATCAGTTATGGCTAGTTAACTGAAGAGATAATCCTAATAATAATTTTAGGTGCACTATTGACAAATTTCTGGGGAAAATGTTATAATAATTAAGTCAATTATTATATAacaaataatgcaataaaataaagagagtaactatatttatttttatattgggaCACACAGTTCAATCGGATCTCAAAAGTGGTCTAGATTGCACATACATAAAAACACATGAAGAAATTGTTGggtttgaaaatacagtttaaatttcatgaaaatattgCTCTAAAGTTATATTCATGATGAAAATAAAGCCCCTCGAAAACAATTActgatttttactgttttttatttATCCATTACAAAAATTCACACTAGCACAATAACCGCCATCTTCCGGCTACAACACTGTTCCAGATTACATGCAAAACTTTACAAAATAGGTTTGCTGCTTCAAGAaaacaatttactttaaaatgGTACCGAAATGTTTGATAAAACGAagatgtattaattattttaatatccgTAGGCACACACAAACTCACAGTATAAGCAATGGACCTTTTCCTTGGAACgacgactaaaaaaaaaaaattaaagtctcATTGCGGGCTTAACGCCGATGACTGCAgtcaaaaaattctaaataaaaagtcCAAAACGTTTATAAATTGGTGCCGCTTAAACCACAGCCACGAAATTTGCTTCTCAACTACATAATTGTTTAATATCGAGCCATTGGCCGACCGCGACCTTTTGGTGCCTTGGACACACGACAACTACTAAGGGCCAATCTGACTACCTCTATCCATGGAGGGATGTGATTATGTGTCTCTCACAACCAATCACGTACAAGCTTAAGACACACTTTCAAAAATCAACCAATCAAAGCAAAAGTtataagaaatgaaaaaaaactctACCGTTATTTACACTGAATCAGAAAACCTAACCAAGTactgaaaattatcaaaaaacttaataaaattatttatgtcaatGTTTTGTATGTTGAGAGGGTAAGGGCCTGCAGTGCCATAACACAATTCTTTGTAATTCCACAGAGTGAACTCTGAAGTCTTCTAGAGTTCACCAGCGGGCCCTGGTGCTTGCTTTGAGAACCACTGATCTAGTGATTACCTCTTACTAACATTGTGTGCTGATTTGTACTGAATTTAATCTTACAGTTATATCTCACATGGCGGAGAAAGAGTTGCTTGAAGATAGCGATATATCACCGGACGAGAGCAGCTATGATATCTCGTCGGAGGAAGGTTCCACTGAAAGCAGCAGCGACAGTGAAGTTGAAGAGTCTCCTAAGGGCACGCCAGATCTCAAGACCTCTTGCACACCCAGGCAGAGTGCAAGGAAGAGGAAAGATTTGAATTTTGTGAGTCGCTGTTTCAACCTTGCACTGTTTAGGAGCCTGCCTAGCTGAGGACTAATTCTCACACATAGTTCTGATGATCCTCTTTTTGATAACCAATGGGTTATGTCAGTGATTTAATTCCTTTGGGAAATCACATACTTCCTGGATGGTCGTATCTCAAAGTCGAAGTATAGAATATGAATCCACTCGACTTgggactttttaaaataatattaattacacatagaacacacaaaatttaatattttaccttaTAGTTCAAACTTTAAGGAAGTGAATTCGGAAACTAAAGAGAATTAGAGACCTAGAAGTTCTTTAGAATTCGAaacaaatttacataattttttgaaaCACGACAATAACTCATCTAGGTTTTATGGCCTGAAATGGTGTGGATGCCTGTTGTAATAATAACATGCTATTGTGGTTGTAAAACAatctgatatattttttttaaactggaaatgaaaagaaaaactcTTGCAAAAATTGGCATCTAAATACAAACAGAGGTTGGTGTAGTGTTGTTTACTGTGATTGATGTTTTGATATTGTATCGGAAGGACTTTGGTTTGAGTATTGGTCCGGCCATCACTCCAAGGCAAATAGGTACTACTGACATAGTTCCTTGCAATAGGCCATAGCCAATTCTTTTCCCAATTATTCTCTTTGGTGTTGTTTGTTTCCATTTCTAATGATCTCACTGTCGACAAGCTTTTAAGTCCAAATcaaatttagaaatttatttattttgtaaaaaatttttatgtataaatactTTTCTGTGTgtgcgggtgtgtgtgtgtctatatatataaattctataAGGCTGTTTAGGTCGTTATTCACAGGTTTTAAATATAGTGACTTATTTTgtgtatacataaaaaaaaattgtatttctcaGATTATTTTGTATGAATGTGTTAATATGGAACAGTTTTTAGTGAATGAAAGAAAAACGTGTCATGCTTAAGAGCTGTAATGATAGACAATCTTTTTATCATCCTTTGACAGAGACTTTCGCTAGTATCTCCACAGATGTCGGCTCGGGAGTTTGTAgttgtaagaaatatttttttagccaATAAGAAGGTAGCTTTgaatttgccattttgtattcttttgtgttttttttttgtactgtactTTGTCTGGCTGTCATCACTCAGACATTACCATGTGAGGTTTCACTGATCGGTGGCTCATGAATTTAACATTTTGATGCGAGACAAATTTAATGGCTGTACTCGGGCTGAACCGATGATCAACTCTTTTAgaacatttattttgaattttttgctgACCGCAGTCGTCAGATCCAGTGATGGGACAATAAAAAACTTTTGTGTCATCCCCCAAGGACATAGTGTTTTCTTGGTCGTACTGTGTTCAGAAGGGACTGCAGAAAATTTTTGTCTATAAAGTATTAGTAATTTCAGTAATTTCTCCTTTCTACTTACctcgaacacatttttttttctgtgcttatATATGAGTTGCCATGACCATGAATAGATTTGGTGTACTTGTGGACACTGTGACAAACTTTTCGATAaagggaaataaatatacatttgctATGAACTCTTTTATTTGAAACGTCACTCCACATAATTTTGCAAATTCTTTATGTTTGTGCATCATTTCAGGCCATAGCTAGCAGGAGAGGTCtgaatttttaaaagtttgtGTATTTACAGTTTTGACCATTGACTTGCGAGTTTAACCCTTTAATAACTAAATGACTTTTGCATGAATGTATATGGAGGTTTTATTTGACCGTAGATTCCCGTAACGGATGACTACTTCCAAACAATGAATGCAAAATCAGTTACGTCGAACCATACGTTACGTCGCCTGAAGAACCCACGTCTGGCCCAGGACCAAGTGCGAGAGTTACTGGGACAGGTTGCGGACCTTCACAAAGAGAATCTGCAGGCCCTGAGTTTGGAGCATTGTGCCAACTTTTCAAAGTGGATGATCTGCTTGAGGTGTGTGTTTCTGCTTGTTGCTATATACTTGTCCCCGTGTCTAATTTGGCCCATCTCAGGTTCAAAATTCTCTTTTAACTCAGCATGTGCACACCTTAAAATAATCTCTGGTTTTCTTTCATGTGGATGTGTCTTTAGCAAAATGGTTGCTGGTAAGCCATACCTATTACTGGTCCATTTAGACACAAGTATTTTACATTAAGGGTCCTGTCTTTGTGTAAGccaaaaattttctggaaaatgattttaatgttagaaatttattaCAATCATTTTTCAGTCGAAAACTACGATGCTCTGTGTAAAAGTAGGTAAATGTTGCTTCAAGGAAACATGTGTATATAATTGATTATGAATTGGCACTTTTGAGTGTTTTCAAGCATTTATTTCATTGTTTGATTTCCTCTACTGTAAATTTGTGGAAGAAAATGCATATAATTGatcaatttctaaaaaaattgttatatttttaatgttattgcgCATTGTGAGTTTATGGATCATaatttatcacttttttttagGGAAGGTTTCAGTGTAATGCTGTACGGCATTGGCTCTAAAAGGAACCTGCTGATGAGGTTTCAAGAATTATACCTCAGCCACGAGACAGTTTTGATCGTCAATGGATTTTTTCCTAGTCTTACTATTAAAGAGGTGAATAATtagatttaacattatttttaaaggagtaagttaaaaaaagtgcaaattatttttggtctgaataaattttcaaattacagtattttattactctattataaatttaattgtttaatattataaCTTTGTTATTTCATGTTTACATAGAcacagattttaataaaaatttattttagcattTAGCTATCACTCAATCTGCTTATTTGCATAAACTCTTGTAGCTTTTTTGTTTAGTATTGTTATTATGGTGCCCATATTATCCACACCTATGCTAAGACTATACCtgcaagtaaaaatttaatattggaaaaaaagcaaaatttgtaCACAGAAAATTTGAGGATCCAAAAATACTTAAACATTTGCTTCAAATATTCAGCAAACTTTACATTTGCTTGAAATTGTTTACTAGGGATGGGCACACCAGCATGGGACCACATTGGTTTATTTGTTGGATCATTCGCTTTCCACTTAGATGATCAGGGTTTGATTCCCAGCTTGATCAAATCCAGAATATTTTAAGAGTGGGAAATTTGGCAGACATTGGTGTTAACTGGTGAATTTCTTCAAGGTGCTCTCATGTCTTGTACCAGTGCATTATATCAGTGCTTCTTGTCATATTTTGACTTCTTGTCAATCTCAAGTGACCTCAGTGTCAGAGAGACATCAAAGGTGCAGTGGAGTCCCACCTGTCTGAACTAATTTGAGCCAAGACCTTTTCAGATGATTTGCCAAGGTAAGGTAAAATATACATCTCTCTAAGCTCGTATCACATCCTGCAAGAACAAAATCACTAAACATGTTGATAATTGGATcaagacataaaaaataatttttaaaatataaatattaaaatttttttcattcctccctccccccctcccttccccccccccccccccccccacaaccaccCCGACTGGTTCAGATAAGCTATTTTTGGATTTGTGGGACTCctctgtatatttatttttgtgcttACAGTAacgttttttttctatttcagaTATTGGACTCCGTTGTGAAAAGTGTTCTTGGTTTGGATTGGTCAGGAAGCACCGCAGACTGCCTCAGTCTCATTGAGAGGGAGTTCCAGTCGGACGAGAACCTCTCGCTGTACCTGATCGTCCACAACATCGATGGCCCGACGCTGAGGACCCACAAGGTACAAGACGTCTTGGCCAGGCTGGCAGCCGTGAGGAACATCTACCTGCTGGCTTCTGTGGATCATATCAATGCTCCTCTGAGTAAGCTTCCATCTGTCTTTCAATGTGTTACTTTTGTCTTTTTGTTTGAACTGAATTATGGTTGTAGTGCACAGTAAAAGCTCATATTACaccaataaaatgttaatttgattCTAGATATGGAAAGTACATACTTAGTACAAAACTGTTTTGCAACATTATAACCACTTGCAGGTACTgaatgtaccgtatttactcgcatataggtcgccatcacatataggtcgcacccataatttgaggtcttgaatttggtatttaagattccccccatataggtcgcaccagcaatttaatgacgcgaacggccggcgcgccgtgcacgaaagagttaacgggtactgtaaaactccgctactatGAGAGCTGATAATgacgtgataaattgttgtaacaagtactcgtaataaccgaatatagaaaattgaagtcaagttagattcctgactttttaaaatgtcttaattgtagactataactcgaaaacagtgctttgtattgaaaaaatgcacagaataaaagttgtagtaaatttaattacgaataaaaaaggcctgttatggttttttatatctacagcggttttcgttatgggttccgataaatactcacgctaagtgaattcacgtcgcgcgagttcggctatgctagccggctggttgttattttcgttcaaaacgtggcgaagaaacttgtgtggatcaggtagaaaacattcggctataaacgaaagatataagaacaatgctatcctgaaatgctgtgacatgtttttggagtagataatcacagcgacagaccgacaggatgcgctcccgcccttgccgtcagcgatgtttattttgacagccaagcaattatcttttccacgacccttcacagcgtaaaaaaaaagaaaaaaaaaacacattcatatgcagatggaaaagtaacaatgcagtataataaatatatttacggccctgctaaatttttctattcaataaaatttgaggtattagtgatttttcagcagaaactgctgtgtgactgataaacaaattgtatcataataacttaaacttataaagtatttattaacggcgaaggacagtcgtataagcccataaaaatatttattttaccgagaatggactgtaCAACCTGgcttgtcgcacgcggtgtgggaggggaggaggatgctgacagtttctcacgcagaaggttgaaatagggagggaatgtgttgaaatgttagttggaaaagggggggagggtgtttttacatggtttgtggctctgggagggatgagccttgaagaattagcaggggatgggagaggtaagcatcacgtcacgtatgacgtcaagccgccgctaccgccagcctggccggacgagtttcttattcTCTCGcagatagtggacgcgccgagctcggctagacactgccgcgtggacagtctagacgggtggtatctatttttagccgtcttttgtatgcctgcctgcttacagtacagttctcgccaagataaacgtgaacacatagcgcccaacaaagtgtaacagacttatttttcagccgattttactcaaattttcgactttctctgctcaaatttttcacggtttctcaaaaaacggtcgtataaacggaatggacgcatcagaggggggtcgcataggcgggattctactgtattgcaaaaaaaaattcctcaaaaattaaaaaaaaaaaaattttcgcttataggtcgcacttcattttttcccatcaaatctggtaaaattgctgcgacctatatgcgagtaaatacggtataaggGTGCTAAGTTACCACACAATAGCTTATCACTAAGGGTACTGTAATAAATTGTCCATATGTTTATAGATTGCCAAATTCTATCATTAAATAatacttttgtttattttattgctttccaatttttttatttatatgtaatattGGTCATGGTCAAATTCCCTTAATAAGTGGGGACAATATTATATTGTGACTTCTGACTTGCGATAAAGCCAAGATAATACAACACGAcgccaaaatgcaagttaattctcCATTCAGCACCGAactgtaactaaaaaaatgaaatcGCTCAgcaattaaaaaatgtaacttaaattacccaaaaaaaaaaaaaaaaacgaaactgtggtaaatttattaaatgtaatttatttagcatgaattattttaccgaaaacttataaataaattgcctaaaaaaattaaaattaagtatgATGTTTTATCTAGCATCTCTTATTAAAACACATTTACATTAATGATTTTGGCACATTAGTCGAACACAAAAATTTGctgatttgtttttatattttttagtgggTCTATTTTGGAATTGCTTatactaatgattttattgtattACTCCGTCGTGTGTCATTAAAAATGcgaaaattttgttgaaataagtactaagaaatactttattttcattttttttaataatacacttttttaaataatacacttttttaatgaattaagacaatgtattaaaataaattaaattcctttcggcacagcctatagGCGTAGGTAGATCTCGAAGTACACACATGCACGCACGCGCGCGCtcacacacacactgacacacacagATATACATATAAACTTTTTAGTTGACAATGTTTTTGGGGTATAGTTACaataaaacgaaaaactatataaaaatctCCGATAGTTGTACCATGGTAATTGTTACAATAGGtcaataggtaatatttctttGTAATCTACCTAAAACATCAATACAGAAATCTCCTGTTTAATAAACaaaattgacctaaaaataaataaattaattaataagatTCCTTTACAaggtatataataattatttggttACCAATGGTTCAGCTACTGCTTGATAAAAGTAAACCAGTCTTTCATGTGGCACCCGTTACGTGTTAAAGATGAGTAATGTCTAATGTTCCTACAGTTTGGGACCAAAGAAAGCTGAGCATTTTTAACTTCCGCTGGTGGGATGCAACAACGTTGTTACCATACATGGCTGAGACATCGTTCGAGACTTCACTGCTGGGCCAACAAACCGGGTCTCTGGCCCTGTCTTCCTTGAGGAATGTTTTCCGTTCTCTCACGAACAACTCCAGAGAGATTTTCCTCCTGATTGTAAGACATCAGCTCACTAACAAGTCTAATGCCAGCTACACAGGTGATTGACTCAttaccaatatttatttatttatttgtaattgtaacatgccaactaacaggacaaagcctttaatggttggcacacaaattataattataattatgttgaCCTATATTTGTCCTCAAAACATTTATGAGACCCGCTTTTCGATATACAGTAGGTCCCATGTTGCTGGTAACTCTCAATAAAACCCAGTGGTTCGGATATTTGGTAGTCATCTTATAGCATAATTGCTCATTCATAAAATGTACGCTACTGTTGCCCTGGAACTTACAAGAAAGTTTGTCGAACCGTGTAAAAAAGTGTTTTCTTTCTCTGGGTTTGTGTTTTCACTAGTTAAGTGCTGTGAGAATTGATGTTAATATAtataacactttaaaatatacCAATTATCTATTAGtggtttattttttgttataaatatatttgtattgtatTACAGTGTTATATTATGTATTTCATTCTGTAGCAAAAAATGCTTTGTTAAAAATACAGTATGTATCTCAAAATTAGTAGAAGGAATCAGGGaagaaaatttgtaggatttgcTGGGTATAGTGTGGATTGGGTTGACCAGGGAAAATTATGTTAATCATTCCCATTTCGCAGTTGTGAGGGCTTTAATCCCAGGGATTCCTGGGCatgcccctccccctccctcccaggattTACACCAATGGAGGGAATTATTACAATAGTACTGCTTTGTTAgtttgtttttaaggggctaaTTTGCATGCATCATGCTGTTTTGACTgagtcaatatatttttttattttatcctttCAGTACAcgattttataatatttgtaccCAAAAATATaacatgtacaatttttttatttatttttctttctgcaATTGGTTTTTGTGAAACTAGATCTT
Above is a genomic segment from Bacillus rossius redtenbacheri isolate Brsri chromosome 7, Brsri_v3, whole genome shotgun sequence containing:
- the LOC134533880 gene encoding origin recognition complex subunit 2, whose amino-acid sequence is MPFQMKLKLSKVKHTKTKDDEEETSSESDSESEAARSFPNRSVKLKHSKVKHTKMKDGVQDGNGSESDSESEITRSLKNHSVLCDRGNISGQRIFGFKTPKKKDAMAQKAAQSVGTPSPKTPKHQLSGTARNISLTPKTPKGLPKSKTGTPKSACGTPKSTHSTPRSKLGTPRTPHTPHGSLIEVARVNNTPYSLRTKVKKFISHMAEKELLEDSDISPDESSYDISSEEGSTESSSDSEVEESPKGTPDLKTSCTPRQSARKRKDLNFIPVTDDYFQTMNAKSVTSNHTLRRLKNPRLAQDQVRELLGQVADLHKENLQALSLEHCANFSKWMICLREGFSVMLYGIGSKRNLLMRFQELYLSHETVLIVNGFFPSLTIKEILDSVVKSVLGLDWSGSTADCLSLIEREFQSDENLSLYLIVHNIDGPTLRTHKVQDVLARLAAVRNIYLLASVDHINAPLIWDQRKLSIFNFRWWDATTLLPYMAETSFETSLLGQQTGSLALSSLRNVFRSLTNNSREIFLLIVRHQLTNKSNASYTGIAFRDLYRSCRENLLVSSDLALRAQLSEFLDHHLVKSRRSIDGTEMLTIPIENTILQQFIDQQAEEP